A window of Costertonia aggregata contains these coding sequences:
- a CDS encoding asparaginase domain-containing protein, protein MIHIFTTGGTIEGLDYIDDSGIMSSDVGIEDFLDKANINFEYTIEGVFKKDSRAITDDDRKLLASKIKETNATKILITHGTFTMEDTAKYIGKLNLNKTIVLVGAFILGSSAETDAPFNLGYAISSLQLLKPDVYIAMNGQIFNWNNVSKNLETNKFERNE, encoded by the coding sequence ATGATTCACATTTTCACAACAGGTGGCACAATCGAGGGGCTGGACTATATTGATGATAGTGGTATAATGTCATCCGACGTAGGGATTGAAGATTTTTTGGATAAAGCAAATATAAATTTTGAATATACCATAGAAGGTGTTTTCAAAAAAGACAGTCGTGCCATAACAGATGATGACAGAAAGTTGTTGGCGAGCAAGATAAAGGAAACTAATGCGACTAAGATACTGATTACCCACGGTACTTTCACAATGGAAGATACTGCAAAATATATAGGAAAACTCAATTTGAACAAAACAATCGTTTTGGTTGGGGCTTTCATATTAGGTTCATCTGCAGAGACAGATGCACCATTTAATTTAGGGTATGCAATTAGCTCTTTACAGCTTCTAAAACCGGATGTTTATATTGCTATGAACGGACAAATTTTTAATTGGAACAATGTTTCCAAGAATTTAGAAACCAACAAATTTGAGCGCAATGAGTAG
- a CDS encoding helix-turn-helix domain-containing protein: MVSVASIALLPICTVIGDYQWITFTVMNLAFFAITAIEADRYLYFIENNNRMYEVFALKKKQRDESVERKIIYEDLTRREIEVALSILSNLSYRNIAKDLFIAESTVSKHASNIFKKTGVKNRREFLKRFRKKK, translated from the coding sequence ATGGTAAGTGTAGCAAGTATTGCCCTGTTACCTATCTGCACAGTCATCGGCGACTATCAATGGATAACATTTACCGTAATGAACTTGGCTTTCTTTGCCATAACCGCCATTGAAGCAGATAGGTATTTGTACTTCATAGAAAACAATAACCGAATGTATGAGGTCTTTGCGTTGAAGAAAAAACAACGTGACGAATCGGTCGAGCGCAAAATCATCTATGAAGATTTGACCCGTAGAGAAATCGAAGTGGCTTTGTCAATTTTAAGTAATTTAAGCTACAGAAACATCGCCAAAGATTTATTCATTGCAGAAAGTACCGTATCAAAACACGCATCAAATATCTTCAAAAAAACGGGCGTAAAGAATAGGCGTGAATTTTTGAAGCGATTTCGGAAGAAAAAGTAA
- a CDS encoding RteC domain-containing protein — MNSQLQSKKLLKDLDEFKIQNGNILEQAYLSIKACRKLLSSYKKEIIDTKFQTIQDEINFFKKVKQVPLIRLIYFSEIHSFEIQLPKGDKDAQLKSIKKKISKINRFFLYNIDFGRYVNSGATHFDKEYYTRDYLETFHITTSKFYFQDPEFCTPRDMLLGKYKAYDLLVIYLDEKKHRIRKGLNGKLNGAKPIEKIHWPFSNTDYVELVYALCSKGLGKQDNQAIMQVSKKMQQLFDIEPKDIYKTYQDIKNRKNSRTLFLDELSTSLLIEMDKSEE, encoded by the coding sequence ATGAATTCGCAATTACAATCAAAAAAATTATTAAAGGATCTGGATGAGTTTAAAATTCAGAATGGAAATATTTTAGAACAGGCATATCTTTCCATCAAAGCCTGTCGCAAACTATTGAGTTCTTACAAAAAGGAAATCATTGACACTAAATTTCAGACGATACAAGATGAAATAAATTTCTTTAAAAAGGTAAAGCAGGTTCCTCTTATAAGGCTCATCTACTTTTCAGAAATACATTCCTTTGAGATTCAACTTCCAAAGGGCGATAAGGATGCCCAACTAAAATCGATTAAAAAGAAAATCAGCAAAATAAATCGCTTTTTCCTGTACAATATCGATTTTGGACGTTATGTAAATTCCGGTGCTACCCATTTTGACAAGGAATACTACACCAGAGATTATCTCGAAACATTCCATATAACAACTTCCAAATTTTACTTTCAAGACCCAGAGTTTTGCACACCAAGGGATATGCTACTTGGCAAATACAAGGCGTATGATTTGTTAGTGATATATTTGGATGAAAAAAAGCATCGAATTCGGAAAGGATTGAACGGCAAATTAAATGGTGCTAAACCAATTGAAAAGATACATTGGCCATTTTCAAATACAGATTATGTTGAACTCGTTTATGCACTCTGCTCAAAGGGATTGGGCAAACAGGATAATCAAGCCATAATGCAGGTTTCCAAAAAAATGCAACAGCTTTTCGATATTGAGCCAAAGGACATCTACAAAACCTATCAGGACATCAAAAACCGCAAGAACAGTAGGACACTATTTCTCGATGAGCTTTCCACCTCGTTACTGATAGAAATGGACAAAAGCGAAGAATAA
- a CDS encoding helix-turn-helix domain-containing protein yields MPTSIITTDDLREFKMELLDDIKQLLTRQASGKLKKYLKSSEVMDLLQVSPGTLQNLRINGTLPYTKVGGIIYYDTEEIQKVMDANRVHHGLNS; encoded by the coding sequence ATGCCAACAAGTATTATTACCACAGACGACCTTCGGGAATTCAAAATGGAATTGCTCGATGACATTAAACAATTACTTACCAGACAAGCCAGCGGGAAACTCAAAAAATACCTCAAATCTTCTGAGGTTATGGACTTGCTACAAGTAAGTCCAGGCACTTTACAAAATCTTCGTATCAATGGCACATTACCATACACCAAGGTGGGTGGCATTATCTATTACGATACCGAGGAAATTCAAAAAGTTATGGATGCCAACCGTGTGCACCACGGTCTAAATTCTTAA
- a CDS encoding ATPase, which translates to MDNPSKITEGGVEYSLGKFDGKSVIYDFPKILIYLNAKGKLLFGEKFRIYDEDKDILLKLCSYFIKDKDNCETYGIDIDKGILLSGPVGCGKTSLMKLLRHLVPLQRPYEMIPCRNVTFSFNHLGFKTVEEYGNTKFYCFDDLGVEPSGRFYGKDLNVMGEVLLSRYELYLQTKHKIKTHATTNLNAEELEERYGNRVRSRMRELFNLIAFDTKAGDKRK; encoded by the coding sequence ATGGACAACCCCTCTAAAATAACCGAAGGTGGCGTGGAATATTCGCTCGGAAAATTTGATGGTAAAAGTGTGATCTATGATTTTCCAAAAATCTTGATTTACCTGAATGCCAAAGGCAAACTTTTGTTTGGCGAAAAGTTTAGGATATATGATGAAGACAAGGATATTTTGCTGAAGCTCTGTTCCTACTTCATCAAGGATAAAGACAACTGTGAGACTTATGGTATTGACATTGACAAAGGCATTCTACTTTCCGGACCCGTTGGCTGCGGCAAAACCAGTTTGATGAAATTGTTGCGCCATTTGGTTCCACTACAAAGACCTTACGAAATGATTCCCTGCCGGAATGTAACCTTCAGTTTCAACCATCTTGGGTTTAAAACGGTTGAAGAGTATGGTAATACCAAATTTTACTGTTTTGATGATTTAGGTGTGGAACCATCTGGTAGATTCTACGGAAAGGATTTGAACGTAATGGGCGAAGTGCTCTTATCCCGATACGAGCTTTACTTACAAACCAAACACAAAATCAAGACGCACGCCACAACCAATCTCAATGCTGAAGAACTGGAAGAACGCTATGGTAATCGTGTGCGTAGCCGAATGCGAGAACTTTTTAATTTGATTGCTTTTGATACTAAAGCTGGGGATAAACGGAAGTGA